One part of the Sphingopyxis sp. TUF1 genome encodes these proteins:
- a CDS encoding penicillin-binding protein activator produces the protein MAETAAQRQNNASPRRQLLRGLGAVALAGVLAACQVVPKTGGPATTPPPSDPGETVGPGLPTDTDRHRVALLVPQTGPNADVGTAIANATTLALLDSRTERVRITTYDTALGAAAAARQAVADGNKLILGPLLSEDVAAVAPIARGAKIPVLSFSNDTSVAGNGVFIMGFVPGQSVERIVAFSRAKGHQRFGALVPKNVYGDRSAASFRAAVTEAGGTLVALESYDRSATALTGAARRLANAGAMDAVLIADSGGNAIRAVPVIKGAGARQILGTELWNTDASLGGNAAMRGAWFASVSDGLYGQLATKYRTRFGRAPYRLASLGYDSVLLTVRIARDWKPGTSFPANRLLAADGFGGIDGIFRFNNRGIAQRALEVSEIGAGGFRVVDPAPTKW, from the coding sequence ATGGCAGAAACTGCTGCCCAGCGCCAAAATAATGCGTCGCCGCGGCGGCAATTGCTGCGCGGACTGGGTGCGGTGGCGCTGGCGGGGGTGCTCGCCGCATGCCAGGTCGTGCCGAAGACCGGCGGCCCTGCAACCACACCGCCGCCGAGCGATCCCGGCGAAACCGTCGGCCCCGGCCTGCCCACCGACACCGACCGCCACCGCGTCGCGCTGCTCGTGCCGCAGACGGGCCCCAATGCCGACGTCGGCACCGCGATCGCCAATGCGACGACGCTGGCGCTGCTCGATTCGCGAACCGAGCGCGTGCGCATCACCACCTATGACACCGCGCTGGGCGCCGCCGCGGCGGCGCGGCAGGCGGTCGCGGACGGCAACAAGCTGATCCTGGGGCCGCTGCTGAGCGAAGATGTCGCCGCGGTCGCGCCGATCGCCCGCGGCGCCAAAATTCCGGTGCTGAGCTTTTCCAACGATACGAGCGTCGCGGGCAACGGCGTGTTCATCATGGGCTTCGTCCCCGGCCAGTCGGTCGAGCGCATCGTCGCCTTTTCGCGCGCCAAGGGGCATCAGCGGTTCGGCGCTTTGGTGCCGAAAAATGTCTATGGCGATCGGTCGGCGGCATCGTTCCGCGCCGCAGTGACCGAGGCGGGCGGGACGCTCGTCGCGCTCGAAAGCTATGACCGCAGCGCCACCGCGCTGACCGGCGCAGCGCGGCGGCTGGCCAATGCGGGCGCGATGGACGCGGTGCTGATCGCCGACAGCGGCGGCAACGCCATTCGCGCGGTCCCGGTGATCAAGGGCGCGGGCGCGCGCCAGATCCTGGGCACCGAGCTGTGGAATACCGACGCGTCGCTGGGCGGCAATGCGGCGATGCGCGGCGCGTGGTTCGCGAGCGTGTCCGACGGGCTCTATGGCCAGCTGGCGACCAAATATCGCACGCGTTTCGGCCGTGCGCCGTACCGGCTTGCGAGCCTTGGCTATGACTCGGTGCTGCTCACCGTGCGGATCGCGCGCGACTGGAAGCCGGGGACCAGTTTCCCGGCAAACCGGCTGCTCGCCGCCGACGGTTTCGGCGGCATCGACGGCATTTTCCGCTTCAACAACCGCGGCATCGCGCAGCGGGCGCTCGAGGTGAGCGAGATTGGTGCCGGGGGCTTTCGCGTCGTCGATCCCGCGCCGACGAAATGGTGA
- the infC gene encoding translation initiation factor IF-3: MTRRPLAPMPPKNGPRYNEFIASPKVRVIDEEGENLGVMLTAEAIEQAAEVGLDLVEVSPNADPPVCKFLDVGKFKYEAQKKANLARKSQKTQEIKEIKMRPNIDDHDFDVKMRKVFDFLEEGDKVKMTMRFRGREMSHTQLGLNVLQRVAELTAEVAKVEAHPRTEGRQMLMVLAPK; encoded by the coding sequence ATGACTCGCCGCCCGCTGGCGCCAATGCCGCCGAAGAACGGCCCGCGATATAATGAATTCATCGCCTCGCCCAAAGTCCGCGTGATCGACGAGGAAGGCGAAAATCTGGGCGTAATGCTGACGGCCGAAGCAATCGAACAGGCGGCCGAGGTCGGGCTCGACCTGGTCGAAGTGTCCCCGAACGCCGACCCGCCGGTGTGCAAGTTCCTCGATGTGGGCAAATTCAAATATGAGGCGCAGAAAAAAGCGAACCTCGCCCGCAAGAGCCAGAAGACGCAGGAGATCAAGGAGATCAAGATGCGTCCGAACATCGACGACCATGATTTCGATGTGAAGATGCGCAAGGTCTTCGACTTCCTTGAGGAAGGCGACAAGGTCAAGATGACCATGCGTTTCCGCGGCCGCGAGATGAGCCACACCCAGCTGGGCCTGAACGTGCTCCAGCGCGTCGCCGAACTGACCGCCGAGGTCGCGAAGGTCGAAGCGCACCCGCGCACCGAAGGCCGCCAGATGCTGATGGTGCTGGCGCCGAAGTAG
- a CDS encoding NRDE family protein: MCVVALAHRVHPDWPLILIGNRDEFHARAAASLHMWEDGSGIVAGRDLQAGGTWLGVHQPSGRAVVVTNVRGAMPDPTKESRGALVADLLHGQGRFADPAAPDLDCFSAFNLFAVGVGGPRLLTNRPAPRISILAPGVHALANEPVDRPCPRAERLRAALAAVVAAGSDPEGLLDTLTAEADPALFLMGEVYGTRASTLVAMAADGTVRMVERRYEAGGRPGGTTALDFRIG; the protein is encoded by the coding sequence ATGTGCGTCGTCGCCCTTGCCCACCGCGTCCACCCCGACTGGCCGCTCATCCTTATCGGCAATCGCGACGAGTTTCACGCGCGCGCCGCCGCGTCGCTGCACATGTGGGAGGATGGCAGCGGCATCGTTGCCGGGCGCGACCTTCAGGCGGGCGGGACATGGCTTGGCGTCCATCAGCCGAGCGGCCGCGCCGTCGTCGTGACCAACGTGCGCGGCGCGATGCCCGATCCCACGAAGGAATCGCGCGGCGCACTCGTCGCCGACCTGCTGCATGGACAGGGCCGCTTCGCCGATCCGGCCGCACCCGACCTCGACTGCTTCAGCGCCTTCAATCTGTTTGCCGTGGGCGTAGGCGGCCCGCGCCTTCTCACCAACCGGCCAGCGCCGCGCATCTCGATCCTTGCGCCCGGCGTCCACGCGCTCGCGAACGAGCCCGTTGACCGCCCCTGCCCGCGCGCCGAACGGCTGCGCGCCGCGCTCGCGGCAGTGGTCGCGGCAGGCAGCGATCCCGAAGGGCTGCTCGACACGCTGACCGCCGAAGCCGACCCGGCGCTGTTCCTGATGGGCGAAGTTTACGGGACGCGCGCCTCGACGCTGGTCGCGATGGCGGCGGACGGCACGGTGCGGATGGTCGAGCGCCGATACGAAGCAGGCGGCCGCCCCGGTGGAACGACCGCCCTCGATTTTCGGATTGGTTGA